The nucleotide window CATTGGCAAATGCAAGCTATGACGCACTTGCAAATATCACAATCATTGCAGATGCTACAGATGTTGACGGTTCAGTAAGGAAAGTAGAATTCTTCCAAGGAGTAACTAAATTGGGAGAAGCCACTGCAGCTCCTTACAGCTTTGATTGGAATGAAGTAGCTGCTGGTTCTTATGATTTAACAGCAAAAGCTACCGATAATGATGGCGCAGTAACCACTTCTGAAATTGTGAATGTTACCGTAAATGCTTTGCCTGTAGTATCAGTTACTTCGCCTTTAGCAAATGGAAGTTATAATACCGCTGAAACTATTACAATTACTGCTGAAGCAGCAGATACTGACGGTAGCGTGAGCAAAGTTGAATTCTTCAATGGGGCAACTAAGTTGGGTGAGGATTCAATTGCGCCGTACAGCTTTGATTGGAATAACGTTGCTTCAGATTGGTATGCATTAACCGCAAAAGTTACCGATAATAATGGTGCTGTAGCAACTTCTACAGTTGTTTCTATAAATGTAGTTTGTCCAACCGTACAGTTATCCATTCCGGATGTGTATGCAATGAATCCTGCCATTGATGATGTAAATACCATTTACCTAGGATACGGTCCTACATCGCTTACTCTTAATTCATTGGTACAAGACGATCAAGATTACACTTATACTTGGAGCACTGGGGCACATACGCCATCGATTTCAGTTTCAGAGGCGGGTACCTATACTGTTACGGCTTCGTATGCGGGAGGATGTCAATCTACGTCTTCCATTACTATCAATACGCTTGATGTAAGATGTGGTATGAACAATGACAAAGTGATGATTTGCCATAATAATAATGTTATTTGTGTGGCACAATCTGCAGTTCAAAATCATTTGAATCATGGAGATAACCTTGGTTCTTGCAATGGTACGGCAAAAATGGCAACTAAAGAGGAAGCAACAAATTCTTCCAATTTTACTGTCTATCCGAATCCTGTACAGGACAACTTTAGTGTTAGCATAGCATCAAAGCTAGACCCGAATGCAACAATCGGTATCTACAATATACTTGGTAACAAGATTCGTCAGGTTCGCTTTACTGCTGTACCTCAAAATGTTATCGTTGGTGATTTGCCTTCCGGAAACTATATTATCGTTGTTCAGAATGGTGTCGAGACTTTTAGGAGTACGATTGTCAAACAATAATTAATTACAATGTTTTAAGTATATTCCCAATCAAAATTGTTTTTTAAATTTTGATTGGGAATTTTTTTTTAACCCAGATCCGCATTAGACTCCCCAAAGAGATCTAAAATAATGGTGTGTTTTTTGTCCAAGCCATTCAGTAACTCTTTATAGGGATTTTGCCCCAAGTAAGGAGTCTTTTTAGTTGATCTATCCATTCCATAAGTCGATATTTCAAATAAAAAAGCACTCATTCCAAATTTATTGCTAATTCAAAATAATAGAAAACCACAAAATTGACCTAAAAGGGACTATTTTGGGGTTTGTTTATGTTGTTTTTGAATGTATGTTGTCGATAAGTAATAACTTATTTTATTCTGAATGCCTCTATTTTATTCTTACAACTGATAAAGCATTGATCACAGGTACACCAGCCAAAGCACTGAATTTAATTTCAATCCCTTTGCTATCTCTTACGTCAATGATGTACTTAAAGGGTACTGCCACTGCTTCGCCATATTGTTCTTTCAGATTTAAATTTCGAAGAAAGGGATAGCCATTGATATCTACGTTAAAAATTCTTTTCACTGCTTTATCAACGGTTGCATCTGCTGTCAGGTTGTATAATGATTTCTGCATTTGGGCCTCCGATAAGAGTTCTGCAAAATAAAGGCTCACTTCATATGTACCATCTGGAACATCAAAACGGTAGGAGCCGGGATCTATTTGTTGCGTTTGATATAAAGGCTCATCCTTTGTACAGCTGATTTCACGCTGGGATGCCGGCCGACTGCCTGCACGGTATCTTTTGCCCGAAGTATAACCCCAGCTTCCTCTGCTGTATGGCTGGTCAACCATCCATGTGCAATGATTCTTTTTATCGTAATAGGAATAATTTGAGCCGGCATTTACATGTATGAAAGGAAACGATTCCGGATGTTTGTTCAACGGAAAATCCCAAAGTCTGAATTGAATGGTTGCTACATCTTTTATCACATTGCTACCGATTTTACAAACCGCCTCAAGCAGGTTGCTACCATTCGCAAATGGCACTTCAAAAACAGCTTTATTATTAACAACTGTTTTTTTACCCAATGACTTTCCTTGCAGAAACAACTCAATTTCCAGTTGATTCGAATAGATGGTTACAGGCTGTTTACAGAAATCTTCTTCCATGCTGGCAGCACTGCCCTCCCGTTGCTCCCAGCCCTTGGAAGCAATCGATACCATAGGAGATTTTTGTAAATAAGCTTGGTATAAAAAGTAAGAATCTTTGAGCTCACGGTCTAAGGTTATTAGGCCTTTATTATTTACATGTGGTGTGGCATCCACTCTCGGTTCCGCAAAAAAATCGACAAATGCCCATGCAAACGCACCAGCAATATATGGCCGCTCCATTATAGCTTTGAGATAATGCTCGTGATAGGCATTCTGATACTCCATTGAGAAGTCGAATCGCTCAGGTGCGAAGCTGCGTACCCGAGGGTCGGCGCCTGCACCATATTCTGTGATCATTACTGGCTTGTTTGGGTATTTTTTATGAAATGTATCCATGAATTGTTCAAAGTCACTGAGCTTTTCGCCATACCAGCCTTCATAAATATTCCATCCACAGATTTGAGGTAAATCAATCAGGCCAGCATCACGATATCCTTCGAACCATTCAGCATTCGGAATCATCGTAAAACGGTTTTTGTCTTCTTTGTGCAGTATACTGTCAATTGAAATGGCCAATTTGTTTAAATGTCTCAAATTTTCAGGCTTCTTCGGTTTGTTATTGTTCAGCATTTCGTTCATGTAGGCCCAAACAAATACGCTGGGATGATTGTAGTCCCTGCGTACCAACTCTACGGCCATGTTCAAGCAGTTAGAACGGAAATCATTACTGTTTTCATTGATGTAATTGACAATGGGAATTTCCTCTGTTGCAATGATACCTAAACGGTCGCATGCTTCCAGTATCGCAGGGTCATGTGGGTAATGGGCTATCCGTAAACAATTGCCTCCCATTTGTTTCAGTAGTTCAATATCATGAACATGTTGTTCGTTGCTCAAAGCGAAGCCCTGGTGTGAATAATATTGATGACGGTTTACACCAATTAATTTCAGTGGCTTCCCGTTCAGGATAAATCCCTTGTTCGCATCAAATGTATACCAGCGTAAGCCAAGTGGATTGGAAATCTGGTCAATAAGATGTCCTTTCGAATCCCTAATTTCTGTCGTGACAGTATACAAATAAGGCGAATCGGGGCTCCATAAATGGGGATTAGGAATCGAAAATCCATTTTGCTCAGTCTGATATATTTGACCTGGTAAAATTGTAACTGCAGTCGATTTTGTCGTTACCATTTTGCCGCCAGCATCAGTAATGCGGGTATACTGGAGTATTTTTTGTTTGGCTTTTCCGTCGTTTTTTATTGTAGCACGAAGCCGCACTGTTGCGGTTTGTTCTGTCACTGTCGGTGTTTCGATGAAAACTCCATTAGAGCCATTATTGAGCAAGTCGAAATGAACGTTATTAGTTGTAATCAGGTAAACATCCCGGTAGAGGCCTCCCATAAATGAGAAATCAGCATCTAAAGGAGGAATATTCTCATTATGACTATTATCTACCCGCACAGTTATGACATTTTTTGCACCTAATTTTAGAAGTGAAGTAATTTCGAAACAAAATGAAGTGTATCCGCCTATATGTTTTCCAGCTGAAACACCATTTACAAATAATTCACAAACCTGATTGGCTGCTTCAAAATACATGAATACTCGCTGGTTTTGGTAAGAAGAGTCAATAGAAATTTCTTTAAAATACCAGGCACCGCCTCTGTAATAACCATATTTTTCATCTTCACCATCTTCGGCATTAAAACAGTGTGGAAGATTTACTTGTTCCCAATCTTCCTTTTCACGAAGTACAGCCTGCAGTTCTGAGGTATTACTTTTATGAAATTTCCATCCGGCGTTTAGCGTTTGTATTGACCGGTTGCCTTGAGCAAAAACGGTTACAGAAAAAAAACTGAATATTAGGAATAAGGATAGTCTAATTAAAGATTTCTCTCGGGAATATGCTGATATGTAATGGTAGAGAAGACTTGTTAATTCTGTTTTCATAGTATTGTGATTGAACTTAGAATAATGTGCAAAAGTTGTCTAACGAGAGAACTATTGGAATTTCATTGGAAATAATTTGTGTTACATTTTCATCGCCTGTTGTTAAATGTACTTTTGTAATATTAAAAAAGAGTTGAGCAAAAATAGATATTTTCGACTAAATCTGTTTGCATACAGCTAATTTCTTTAATTGATGATTCGACGATAAAAGACGTTGTAAAGCAGGATGATTGGAGTAGATATGTTAAGCGATTTAAAAATCAAAACTGCTGGTCTAGCATGGTTTTTTTGCGACTTGGTAAAGTGTAGTTTTTTAGGTAAAGTTTCAGAAGGAATGCTTGGTTTGTTTATGAGAAAGGAGACTTAAAGATTAAAATGTATTTTTAAGAAAAGTTTGAAAAAAAATGGCTTCCCCTTTCAGTACGCCATGGAGAGTGATTATTATTGCTGAGAAGCCAGGACAACTTCTAGAAAACAACGATATTATTTTGAACTTAAATCCACCTTGTGCTATTGAAAATATTTCTTGGATAAAACCAGGCAAAGTAATGCGCGAAACAACTTTATCGAGAGCTGGCTCTAAGGAACTGATCGATTTTGCCGTAAAAAGACATTTGAAGTATATCCATTTTGATGCGGGTTGGTATAGTTACGAATATACCTCCGTTTCGGATGCCAGTAAGGTTAATGTAGATCCTAAGCGGAATCCGAAGAATGATGGATCCATTAAAACCAAAAAAACCTAACTATTTGATTAGTTAGGGCTTACCTTTTGTAGCCCTAACGGTAGAATTCTCGAACCATTTTATGGATGATTTGAAGAAATTAAACAAGGATAGGGAATTCTAAATTAAAATAATATTTTTTAAATTTTTATATGGAAAGAGGAGGTCAATTTGACCTTTTTTCCACTTTGTCAATTTAAACTGGAAAGGGATGGTCAGTTTGAATGGTTTTCCACCTCAATGGATGTCTTTTCTAGGAGTTAACCCATTAAATTGAAATTTACAATTGTGAAATTTATTTATTCTGTTGAAAGAAAGTATCAAAAAAAATCAATTGATATTTTATGGCATTTGTCCAATAATCCCAATTATGTCCACCAGGACGTTCAGTATAGTCATGGGGTATGTTTTTTTCGATCATTGCTAAATGGAGTCTCTTATTGGCATCATAGAAGAAATCACCTGTGCCACATTCAAAAATTAGTTTTAAATCCGTCGCATTCAATAAATATAGCATATTAATTATAGTGTTTTTCTCCCAAATGTCAGGGTTTTGGGAATAACTACCCAATCTTTTGGAAATATCCCAATTGTTTGGAAATGGTCGTATATCCACACCTCCGCTCAAACTTCCTGCCGCTCCCCAAATGTCTTGATGTTTGAATGCTAAATAAAAGGAACCATGTCCGCCCATACTCTGGCCTGTAATTGCTCTTCCACTTTTTTGTGCTACGGTATTGTATTCTTTGTCTATAGTACTAACAAGTTCTTTAGTGATATAGGTTTCATATTGCATTTCCTTGTCAATCGGGCTGTCAAAGTACCAGCTGGTCTTTCCATCAGGACATACGATGATGATATTGTATTGGTCTGCATAATCTTTGATTTTAGGAATTCTTGTTGCCCAATCTTTGTATGTATTGCCAGCACCATGAAGTAAGTATAAAACTGGAAATTTTTTACCTGAGGTTGAGTAACTGTTAGGGGTGATTACTAAATTTGGGATTATCTTTTTCATAGCTGTACTATTTATTTTGAGCGTATCTACTTGGGAAGCATTCGCTACCATACTATTAGCAATTAGAAAGAATAAAAGTAATTTGGTTCTCATAATCTTTTAGAATTAAAAATTTACAATAAAATTGATGCTTTTTTTGTTATAATTATATTTTTATGTGGTTTTTCTGATGAATAACATCTTTGTTCCAAGCAAAGATATATCTTTACAAGACATTTATAAAAAGAACTCAATTGGACAAGGTG belongs to Flavobacterium gilvum and includes:
- a CDS encoding glycoside hydrolase family 97 N-terminal domain-containing protein, with translation MASPFSTPWRVIIIAEKPGQLLENNDIILNLNPPCAIENISWIKPGKVMRETTLSRAGSKELIDFAVKRHLKYIHFDAGWYSYEYTSVSDASKVNVDPKRNPKNDGSIKTKKT
- a CDS encoding glycoside hydrolase family 2 TIM barrel-domain containing protein, encoding MKTELTSLLYHYISAYSREKSLIRLSLFLIFSFFSVTVFAQGNRSIQTLNAGWKFHKSNTSELQAVLREKEDWEQVNLPHCFNAEDGEDEKYGYYRGGAWYFKEISIDSSYQNQRVFMYFEAANQVCELFVNGVSAGKHIGGYTSFCFEITSLLKLGAKNVITVRVDNSHNENIPPLDADFSFMGGLYRDVYLITTNNVHFDLLNNGSNGVFIETPTVTEQTATVRLRATIKNDGKAKQKILQYTRITDAGGKMVTTKSTAVTILPGQIYQTEQNGFSIPNPHLWSPDSPYLYTVTTEIRDSKGHLIDQISNPLGLRWYTFDANKGFILNGKPLKLIGVNRHQYYSHQGFALSNEQHVHDIELLKQMGGNCLRIAHYPHDPAILEACDRLGIIATEEIPIVNYINENSNDFRSNCLNMAVELVRRDYNHPSVFVWAYMNEMLNNNKPKKPENLRHLNKLAISIDSILHKEDKNRFTMIPNAEWFEGYRDAGLIDLPQICGWNIYEGWYGEKLSDFEQFMDTFHKKYPNKPVMITEYGAGADPRVRSFAPERFDFSMEYQNAYHEHYLKAIMERPYIAGAFAWAFVDFFAEPRVDATPHVNNKGLITLDRELKDSYFLYQAYLQKSPMVSIASKGWEQREGSAASMEEDFCKQPVTIYSNQLEIELFLQGKSLGKKTVVNNKAVFEVPFANGSNLLEAVCKIGSNVIKDVATIQFRLWDFPLNKHPESFPFIHVNAGSNYSYYDKKNHCTWMVDQPYSRGSWGYTSGKRYRAGSRPASQREISCTKDEPLYQTQQIDPGSYRFDVPDGTYEVSLYFAELLSEAQMQKSLYNLTADATVDKAVKRIFNVDINGYPFLRNLNLKEQYGEAVAVPFKYIIDVRDSKGIEIKFSALAGVPVINALSVVRIK
- a CDS encoding alpha/beta hydrolase, which gives rise to MRTKLLLFFLIANSMVANASQVDTLKINSTAMKKIIPNLVITPNSYSTSGKKFPVLYLLHGAGNTYKDWATRIPKIKDYADQYNIIIVCPDGKTSWYFDSPIDKEMQYETYITKELVSTIDKEYNTVAQKSGRAITGQSMGGHGSFYLAFKHQDIWGAAGSLSGGVDIRPFPNNWDISKRLGSYSQNPDIWEKNTIINMLYLLNATDLKLIFECGTGDFFYDANKRLHLAMIEKNIPHDYTERPGGHNWDYWTNAIKYQLIFFDTFFQQNK